One Helianthus annuus cultivar XRQ/B chromosome 12, HanXRQr2.0-SUNRISE, whole genome shotgun sequence genomic region harbors:
- the LOC110892374 gene encoding uncharacterized protein LOC110892374 isoform X1: MMIRLSILEESGIPDSNEQEEVVSSIQGKQNSPFLDLNKHPPVDETAPVDDSYPASGYGGDGGYGGDGGYGGHGGYGGDGGYGGDRGYGGDRGYGGDGGYGGDGGYGGDRGYGGDGGYGGDGGYGGDGGYGGYGGYGGYGGYGGDGDHQQFISPGTPYVHQNNSDVGGYGGYGGYGRYGSEAPPILDSLYLKKTVFNSLDELKKRIQEIANADGFVIVTRRSKKIGGRTGRVWLECDRGGEHQSTATLRKAGSKKTGCPFYLLAVRNHPYETWEIKDGTIEHNHELCEDLSAHAFVRRFTPSEMKLIEQLTAQNMEPRKIFQTIRKQDPDRFHVQKDVQNVVAKIRAEQRQGLTPMQSLENVLMKNDFIYEIREEPGTEIVTEIFFLHRDSRVLWRAFPHVMMIDATYKTNIYNMPFIQIVGMTPTNKSFIIAHAVVSKERGDNFVWVLERVKAMLDECMEPRVILTDRDLALMGACAKVFPDASRLLCRWHIQQNVMKHCKGAFTDDDWKTFLSFWGSLIESPSIPIYDYHLRNMRKRLVECKRSRVFKYVYDNWLKDYKEMFVFAWTDKRRNFGNRTTNRVESQHANLKRYVEDRSSLDRIVGCVRDIVETQFGEIRKTFRESIEKTMKHHKHPMFQHLLGKVSHKALDLLHGEAIRRLDVLERFNSSCGCQMWHSCGLPCACRIEKYMREEHPIQLEDIDVFWRKLNFQSCKLIDDSLDVVEELDVVRQQLQSHPPAQQKSLLSKIKAVLTPTKSTKKPPVVQQNTRGRPTTKQVQERLDEASRIDEELRRSSFGDANTCFEGSRQSKYDKPRHSSYVPSQASQQSVIRSQKPKATLSRSKSSKKKETRDDHGFPLIIGDEYVGIIERFKSDIPPVFHPYVSCIRDVMPDGHCGFRSVAVGLGMDQSSWGRIRRDLVQEMDQNESIWFPIFEAWAAGYFYTHRQGLIWDSVAGCGENHWMDFPFAGLLIAQTYGIGVHLLTTTMGASSTYFPILSPPANQQPLFITLTHVNENHFIHVKLEGDYPMPPAHGLWLTHRRPHTEQWEDMYLPRLEWYTSIMNPRPRSNPSLNYIDSYTEE; encoded by the exons atgatgatacggttgtctattttggaggagtctggcattcccgattctaatgagcaagaggaggttgtgtctagtatacaaggaaaacaaaacagcccgtttctagatttgaacaagcatcctcctgttgatgaaacagcccctgtagatgactcataccctgctagtggatacggaggagacggtggatacggaggagacggtggatacggaggacacggtggatacggaggagacggtggatacggaggagaccgtggatacggaggagaccgtggatacggaggagacggtggatacggaggagacggtggatacggaggagaccgtggatacggaggagacggtggatacggaggagacggtggatacggaggggacggtggatatggtggatacggtggatacgggggatacggtggatacggaggagacggtgatcatcagcaattcatttccccgggcactccttatgttcatcaaaacaattcggacgttggaggatatggtggttatggtggatatGGTAGATATGGTAGTGAAGCACCTCCCATTCTGGACAGTCTGTACTTAAAAAAGACG gttttcaactccttagatgaactaaagaaacggatacaagaaatagcaaatgcggatggtttcgttattgtcacccgtcgatcaaagaaaatcgggggaagaaccgggagggtatggcttgaatgtgatcgtggtggtgagcaccagagtacagcaacacttagaaaagctggaagcaaaaaaaccggttgcccgttttacctgctggctgtccgaaaccacccgtatgaaacctgggagataaaagacggaacaattgaacataaccacgaactttgtgaggacctgtcggcccacgcgtttgtgcgaaggtttactccaagcgaaatgaaactgatcgagcagctgacagctcaaaacatggagccgcgcaaaatatttcaaacgataaggaagcagGACCCCGACAGGTTTCATGTTCAGAAAGACGTTCAAAACGTTGTAGCGAAGATTAGAGCCGAACAAAGACAAGGATTGACTCCCATGCAGTCACTAGAAAATGTGCTGATGAAGAACGACTTTATTTACGAGATCCGGGAAGAACCCGGAACAGAGATCGTAACAGAGATCTTCTTTCTTCATCGGGACTCGAGAGTCTtgtggcgtgcattcccccaCGTCATGATGATCGATGCAACGTACAAGACAAACATATACAATATGCCCTTTATCCAGATTGTTGGTATGACGCCTACCAACAAATCGTTTATTATCGCGCATGCCGTTGTTAGTAAAGAACGGGGTGATAACTTTGTGTGGGTGCTTGAGAGGGTTAAGGCAATGTTGGATGAATGTATGGAgccacgtgtgattttaacggatAGAGACCTAGCCCTTATGGGCGCGTGTGCTAAAGTATTTCCAGACGCCTCCAGGCTTCTTTGCAGGTGGCACATACAACAGAATGTTATGAAGCACTGCAAGGGTGCCTTCACAGACGACGACTGGAAGACATTTTTGTCATTCTGGGGTTCATTGATTGAGTCTCCATCCATACCCATCTACGACTACCACTTGCGCAACATGCGAAAGCGACTTGTGGAGTGCAAACGTTCTA gagTCTTCAAATACGTGTACGATAACTGGCTAAAAGACTACAAGGAGATGTTTGTCTTTGCGTGGACTGATAAGAGGCGCAACTTTGGTAATCGTACTAcaaacagagttgagagccaacatgccaacttaaagagatacgtcgaagataggagctcgctggaccgtatagttggttgtgtccgggatatagttgagacacagttcggtgaaataaggaagacttttcgagaaagcatcgaaaaaacaatgaaacaccacaaacacccgatgtttcaacacctacttggaaaagtatcccacaaagcccttgacttgttgcatggagaggcaattaggaggctagatgtcttggagcgctttaattcatcatgtggttgccaaATGTGGCACAGCTGTGGGTTGCCCTGTGCTTGTAGGATAGAAAAGTACATGCGTGAAG AGCATCCGATTCAACTCGAAGACATAGACGTCTTCTGGCGGAAACTTAACttccaaagttgtaaattgatagACGACTCCCTTGACGTGGTCGAAGAGCTAGATGTTGTTAGACAACAATTACAGTCGCACCCTCCAGCTCAGCAAAAAAGCCTGCTTTCAAAGATTAAAGCGGTGTTGACTCCAACGAAATCTACCAAGAAACCACCGGTTGTCCAACAAAATACTCGTGGCCGACCAACAACAAAGCAGGTACAAGAAAGGTTGGACGAGGCCTCTCGTATAGATGAAGAATTGAGGAGAAGCTCCTTCGGTGATGCAAACACGTGCTTTGAAGGTTCACGACAAAGTAAGTACGATAAACCTCGCCACAGCTCGTACGTTCCGTCTCAAGCCTCACAACAGTCGGttataaggtcccaaaaacccaaagcgaccctaagccgttcaaagagttctaagaagaaagagacacgAGATGATCACGGTTTTCCTTTAATCATTGGGGACGAGTACGTGGGAATCATCGAACGGTTTAAGTCTGACATTCCGCCAGTGTTCCATCCGTACGTCTCGTGCATACGAGATGTGATGCCGgacggtcattgtgggtttcgGTCTGTGGCTGTGGGCTTAGGGATGGATCAGAGTTCATGGGGGCGTATTAGAAGGGACCTTGTCCAAGAAATGGATCAGAACGAATCGATCTGGTTCCCAATATTTGAAGCATGGGCTGCAGGTTATTTTTACACGCATCGTCAGGGCCTAATTTGGGATTCAGTGGCCGGTTGTGGGGAGAATCACTGGATGGACTTCCCCTTTGCAGGACTTCTTATTGCACAAACGTACGGTATCGGGGTGCACCTGTTAACGACAACCATGGGTGCGAGTTCCACTTACTTCCCAATACTAAGTCCTCCGGCTAATCAACAACCATTATTCATAACGCTTACACATGTTAACGAGAACCACTTCATACATGTTAAGCTGGAAGGGGATTATCCTATGCCACCAGCACACGGGCTATGGTTGACCCACCGAAGACCCCACACAGAACAATGGGAAGATATGTACTTGCCACGTCTAGAATGGTATACATCGATAATGAATCCTCGACCAAGATCAAACCCCAGTCTTAATTACATAGATAGTTACACGgaagaatga
- the LOC110892374 gene encoding uncharacterized protein LOC110892374 isoform X2, with protein MMIRLSILEESGIPDSNEQEEVVSSIQGKQNSPFLDLNKHPPVDETAPVDDSYPASGYGGDGGYGGDGGYGGHGGYGGDGGYGGDRGYGGDRGYGGDGGYGGDGGYGGDRGYGGDGGYGGDGGYGGDGGYGGYGGYGGYGGYGGDGDHQQFISPGTPYVHQNNSDVGGYGGYGGYGRYGSEAPPILDSLYLKKTVFNSLDELKKRIQEIANADGFVIVTRRSKKIGGRTGRVWLECDRGGEHQSTATLRKAGSKKTGCPFYLLAVRNHPYETWEIKDGTIEHNHELCEDLSAHAFVRRFTPSEMKLIEQLTAQNMEPRKIFQTIRKQDPDRFHVQKDVQNVVAKIRAEQRQGLTPMQSLENVLMKNDFIYEIREEPGTEIVTEIFFLHRDSRVLWRAFPHVMMIDATYKTNIYNMPFIQIVGMTPTNKSFIIAHAVVSKERGDNFVWVLERVKAMLDECMEPRVILTDRDLALMGACAKVFPDASRLLCRWHIQQNVMKHCKGAFTDDDWKTFLSFWGSLIESPSIPIYDYHLRNMRKRLVECKRSIFIMEDDLMPGDDMHIEPVQQGPRRRQRPPVDTLQGHPYLEFPDGTDAARHCQKLRRMHVGSHASIDWDAMEEIAETPRVRRFIPIDSPWHRLFDLAHTPTYRELLVEFISSFTFHPPGEPVPIPYPGAPPPPEVSFRLAGVQRSMTLAEFAVRSGLYMQEEIETEIYTAGLVVVEKPTLVGFWQVIAGADHWEHDKSKGRVSFVSDPLYRYLHHLLATSISARGYSREWCTTTDLFFLYCLLYRRPCALAHGLAQYFASGHHRQERGFLYGGAYVTVIARSFGLVPHQDPHLRTPAIMPTRMGMPSLWGMRVIKRFPVGPRFKNREGGVWREEDLPEHFEDVHPPADPADVVPVEDPPEDLDGAAGPQPPPPAGAPQFPRHAIRGGAPGAALHPDVRARLDRLDDLVGWLVRAEQDRREREGLPPIPLPPVRAPHQQQQPQQQHQPQQQHQDSDSDFDA; from the exons atgatgatacggttgtctattttggaggagtctggcattcccgattctaatgagcaagaggaggttgtgtctagtatacaaggaaaacaaaacagcccgtttctagatttgaacaagcatcctcctgttgatgaaacagcccctgtagatgactcataccctgctagtggatacggaggagacggtggatacggaggagacggtggatacggaggacacggtggatacggaggagacggtggatacggaggagaccgtggatacggaggagaccgtggatacggaggagacggtggatacggaggagacggtggatacggaggagaccgtggatacggaggagacggtggatacggaggagacggtggatacggaggggacggtggatatggtggatacggtggatacgggggatacggtggatacggaggagacggtgatcatcagcaattcatttccccgggcactccttatgttcatcaaaacaattcggacgttggaggatatggtggttatggtggatatGGTAGATATGGTAGTGAAGCACCTCCCATTCTGGACAGTCTGTACTTAAAAAAGACG gttttcaactccttagatgaactaaagaaacggatacaagaaatagcaaatgcggatggtttcgttattgtcacccgtcgatcaaagaaaatcgggggaagaaccgggagggtatggcttgaatgtgatcgtggtggtgagcaccagagtacagcaacacttagaaaagctggaagcaaaaaaaccggttgcccgttttacctgctggctgtccgaaaccacccgtatgaaacctgggagataaaagacggaacaattgaacataaccacgaactttgtgaggacctgtcggcccacgcgtttgtgcgaaggtttactccaagcgaaatgaaactgatcgagcagctgacagctcaaaacatggagccgcgcaaaatatttcaaacgataaggaagcagGACCCCGACAGGTTTCATGTTCAGAAAGACGTTCAAAACGTTGTAGCGAAGATTAGAGCCGAACAAAGACAAGGATTGACTCCCATGCAGTCACTAGAAAATGTGCTGATGAAGAACGACTTTATTTACGAGATCCGGGAAGAACCCGGAACAGAGATCGTAACAGAGATCTTCTTTCTTCATCGGGACTCGAGAGTCTtgtggcgtgcattcccccaCGTCATGATGATCGATGCAACGTACAAGACAAACATATACAATATGCCCTTTATCCAGATTGTTGGTATGACGCCTACCAACAAATCGTTTATTATCGCGCATGCCGTTGTTAGTAAAGAACGGGGTGATAACTTTGTGTGGGTGCTTGAGAGGGTTAAGGCAATGTTGGATGAATGTATGGAgccacgtgtgattttaacggatAGAGACCTAGCCCTTATGGGCGCGTGTGCTAAAGTATTTCCAGACGCCTCCAGGCTTCTTTGCAGGTGGCACATACAACAGAATGTTATGAAGCACTGCAAGGGTGCCTTCACAGACGACGACTGGAAGACATTTTTGTCATTCTGGGGTTCATTGATTGAGTCTCCATCCATACCCATCTACGACTACCACTTGCGCAACATGCGAAAGCGACTTGTGGAGTGCAAACGTTCTA TATTTATTATGGAGGACGATCTGATGCCGGGCGATGACATGCACATAGAGCCGGTTCAGCAGGGTCCACGACGGAGACAGCGACCGCCTGTGGATACGTTGCAGGGGCATCCCTATCTAGAGTTTCCCGACGGCACTGACGCCGCCCGTCATTGCCAGAAGCTTAGGAGGATGCACGTTGGATCGCATGCATCGATCGACTGGGATGCGATGGAGGAGATTGCTGAGACGCCGAGAGTGCGTCGGTTTATACCTATCGATTCCCCGTGGCATCGTCTTTTTGATTTGGCGCACACGCCGACCTACAGGGAGCTGCTGGTCGAGTTCATTTCGTCATTCACATTTCACCCTCCTGGGGAGCCAGTGCCGATTCCGTACCCAG GTGCTCCCCCTCCGCCTGAGGTTTCTTTCAGGCTTGCTGGCGTTCAGCGTTCGATGACGCTAGCAGAGTTTGCGGTGCGCTCTGGTTTATACATGCAGGAGGAGATCGAGACTGAGATCTACACAGCGGGGCTAGTGGTGGTTGAAAAACCCACTCTTGTTGGGTTTTGGCAGGTGATTGCGGGGGCGGATCATTGGGAGCATGACAAGTCGAAGGGGAGGGTGTCGTTTGTTAGCGACCCACTATACAG GTATCTGCACCATTTGCTCGCCACTTCTATATCAGCGCGCGGCTACAGCCGTGAGTGGTGTACGACCACAGATCTTTTTTTCCTATATTGTTTGTTGTATAGGAGGCCGTGCGCGCTAGCACACGGTCTAGCCCAGTACTTCGCCTCCGGCCATCACCGGCAGGAGCGCGGATTTTTGTATGGCGGGGCGTACGTGACCGTCATTGCCCGTTCATTTGGCCTCGTACCACATCAGGACCCACATCTACGGACGCCGGCCATCATGCCGACGCGGATGGGTATGCCGTCGCTATGGGGGATGAGGGTTATCAAGAGGTTCCCGGTTGGCCCGCGGTTTAAAAACCGCGAGGGGGGCGTATGGAGAGAGGAGGACCTACCAGAGCATTTCGAGGACGTTCATCCTCCTGCAGATCCTGCTGATGTAGTGCCCGTGGAGGACCCTCCGGAGGATCTAGACGGTGCAGCGGGGCCACAGCCACCGCCACCTGCCGGGGCACCTCAGTTTCCACGTCACGCTATTCGAGGTGGTGCCCCAGGAGCTGCACTACATCCGGATGTACGAGCCAGGCTTGACAGGCTCGACGATTTGGTAGGTTGGTTGGTACGGGCGGAGCAggatagacgagagagagagggattacccccgataccgcttccaccggttcgagcaccacatcagcagcagcagccgcagcagcagcaccagccgcagcagcagcatcaggattcagattcggattttgatgcatag